The window gcttcGGGAGGAGATGcggatcctggcccggaggctgagcagcatgcagatggaggtggaccggcggagagaaaACCCGATAGCGCCAGAgaacgtgggccacaggatggaggcagcCGTACAGCGTCCGGGTGAGCTATTTAtaaccccgacccgtccggacccacggccctaccaagcgccaccgccccggCCCTTCACCGTTCCGCTAGCTtggcccgccagccccgctgacgcccgggGGGGTACCAGAGGCCTGCCAGAGACCCCCGAAGATGgcgcctggggtggggtggaccccgaacagttagtgggcccccttccaagtccccctgttagcctcctgggagcaacatcaccgggagtgaactgggacgcagcgcccattgagagggggagactgcagcagccactgcgccccaaagaGACTCCCCTGGCAAATGAACTGTCCTGCCAGAAAATGGTggaggagtaccagcgggagcggaaggcccgggaggagaagcggagggccaaggaggcgtccaacctggcctccaaagagcagatccgaaaggccctcaagggatctcagggcccagtgagaaggggccaAGTAATAGACTTCCGGCAGAAAGACGGCTGGGGCTttatcagagagcccggactgggcaaGGATGTCTTTGTTGCCCGCCGTGAtatagaggagcacctgcccagaggccacccagaacGTGATGCTAAGCCTGGTGACACCGTGgagtacaccaggctgatggggagccgtggctggtacgctctgaatgtccacatcctgcgggaagaggcagccccagaagaaccggagtggcgccgcactatgccagcgtgcagtaccgcccccgccagcagcactacctcaaagcAGGCTCAGGCCGCAGAAATATGCAGCAGCCCTGCtaaagccacgcaggagacgcagaccaagatctccatggcttatatgctgcccagggccctgccaaagcgcGACCCCAAAGACCACAGCAGTCCCATGCAAGCCAGCAGCCCCCTGCAAACAAGCAGTCCCCTGCAAGAACGCCGTgttgtgcctgcaagcagccccactcttACCCAGGCTGCAAAGACCCGCAGTAGGTCAgtgaccagcgcccaggggacccagactatGATTTCCTCAGCATACCTGTTGcccggagcaatgccggagtgggatcctaggATCTATCCCCGCGAATGAAGAGTGAAGAaatgatgctgaactgtatatagcccctgtctgcccctcaccactttgtgaagatgtcccttttgtttttccctaatgtgctttttgaagatgacaccctttcctgccttattgccctaatgtgctttttgaagaagtcacccccctttgtttatgtgttaccgggccactggactggaatgtcgtCCCCGGTGACTGTGAATGTAtaaatgtgtcctgtgtaaccaggccactggacttagtggctggttttgtcatTGCCCTTTTGTAGCTTAagaaagctgaacgaactgccaggctactggacttgttgtagccaagatgtaaatagttgcacctgttgtgccccctaccagaattatgggggaagtgcccaaaccgtgcaatggactggaagtgcacatatagagtttctttgtaagaaagttttgcaacgttcaagtatctgtgcctcccataaagggaagaaaagtttactgttttatgtatgcataccaaaaatgttttgcagttttctttccacatttcttgttgtttttcagcccgaggacgtgctgggattctctgtgggggagtgtggcgcccctgaggcttctgactcgcccaccccagggctatgggacacccagtgccaggccgaactagtccggtggtagtcagtggtggctgggccctgctccgtggccctggtgggtgtcagtggaatatgtggcttgatgaataaagtttgtgttcgtgacgccacctgtggtatgcggctactaagccgccgctgctgtgtgaggcctccgggatgatgttatggcagcaatggtggtactgctccccacaggtggagcaatgcccggggcacagttggtgcttgtgaatgtctatgcagctgaaataacagagaccacttcaagggtgcagttcaagttctttactcacacttcttgtcacagtgctgtagggacccttggactgctgggaccactgtcagggacctccgccgtttctgggtgattctgagagtgaaagccggtacccttctcttagtgtctctttcttctgctgtcttccttagccttgcctttgataggatgaacctggcttggcctccactacagcctccaggctgggggggtcacctgtcggctgattaccccttttctggaagttctgctatgggttctggccctgggagtctacaacgttccctgggcctcggtttttactgtttggagatgatctttgcactcctccagtctctagggaccgtcccctgtcgcagcttgatccctccaccgatgttactgtggaacaggccaccgtagctctaaactgccccgacagctatacagactacccgtggccctgcgactccttctgtctcctacgtggtgtcacctggacctctgggtcccaggatcttcaccaggaagcgtctccttctgtttctctgctcctgactgacttggagctttctttccttctttctttctttctttctttctttctttctttctttctttcctccttgcctgcctccagcaggcctcctcctccctcctttctctcgttcttcttccccaactacatgctggctcctcacactcTCCCTCCCCGAGGtagactgaaactctgaccttcctctctgctctacactcggctggctctccccaccccccggttgctaagctaccaccctatgggagcagggatgggtcttacgacccctcccagcatgcagcatgggagggttactgccactatcccttgtcccagtgtgttcctagcaatgggtttagtgtggatttaccaggagaccggtgttcactcccttcctcacccagaatggggcatcacaccgctgatggggtgcaatgacctgtggcgacggaagcctcaggggcgccacacttccgtcGCCACACGACATTGCAccgcatccagcggtgtgatgccccattctgggtgaggaaaggagtgaacaccggtcccctggtaaatctacacaacacccattgttaggtacatactgggaccagggacagtggcagtaaccctcccatgctgcatgctgggaagggccgtaagacccatccctgctcctatagggtacagcttagcaactggggatgtgggaggagccaccagagagcagtcagagaaaggaaggtcaagtttgagtagtctgagggagagtggggaaggaggaggaggtctgcaggaggcaggcaaggaggagagaaggaaagacagctctagtcagtcaggagctaagaagaagaaagagacgcttcctggtgaagatcctgggactcagagggtccaggtgacaccaagcagagaaaagaagggattccagggccacggatagctgtagagctgtggtggcctgttccacaggaacatcggtggagggatcaagctgcaacaggggacggtccctagaaaccggaggagtgcaaaatcatctccaaacagtaaaaaccgaggcccagggaaactacccgggccacagcccacagcagaacctctagaaaggggaaaatcatccgacaggtgaccccccagcctggaggctgtagtggaggccgagcaggttcatcctaaaagagctaggcttaggaagacagctgaagacagggacaccttagagagaagggtaccggttttcactccaggaatcacccagaaacggcggaggtccctgacagtgggttccagtcgtctgagggcaccagtgtgcgcataccaggatgtgtgagtaaacaacttgaaactgcacccttggtgttgcctctgtttttCCGTCTGCTtaaacttccactacaccatagactctcacgagcaccaacagtgtccccggggaaccgctccacctgtggggagcagtaccatcattgctgccatatcatcaccccggaggccttacacagcagcggcggcttaatagccgcataccacaggtggcgtcacaaacacaaactttatttactcccaagtcatcagccatatttaactgacacccaccaggaccacggagccgggccccgccaccactgacgaccccggtctagtccggcccggcatcgagtgtcccatagccgtggggtgggcgagtcacccttcccatggttgttccttcccagtgaaagatagACAGATCATCCACCACATTCTTAACTTTCAGGTGGAACTTGAAAACGAAACCCATCTCTTTAACaaagcttacagcctgcaatgactGCACTGCTACCTCATCACCTCCTGAGTTTCGAGAGCTGCCACCTTATCACATCCGGCACTGCcacctcaccatctctggagctgCCACCTCAGCACCATTGGATCTGCCACctccggagctgccacctcaccaccaccggaaaTGCCAACCTCTCTACCTCTGGAGTTATCACctccggagctgccacctcaccacctccAGAGCTGCTGCAACTCCTCAACCTACTATCTCCTCCTCATTATCCTGTATTCTGTAAGCCCCTTTCTAAATCTTTTTCCCATGTACATAACCATAGCATGaatgaaataaataataatagaaaAACACTGAAATTCTATTTACTTCCTAAAGTTTTATAACTTGAAAACACCTAACTGAAGATGTGGAACCAATAAATATTCTTACCTGTGGCATCAAGCCCCTCAATAACAATGATGGGAAAGTGTCCTCTATCCAGGACCCCGGGTCGCTCCACTGAATCCAAAACCTTCCGAGCTTCAGGGATAACTAAGGAACACTACATGAGAAAGAAAGGAAACATGTCCATAGGTTCCGCCTCTGGTGTGTATAATATCAGTAAAGGTCGAGTAACTCTTTATAAATTATTGCATAATGTACATGTTCTTAACCTAAACACCTCAGCTACTGTAAAACCTCTCAAGGCATAGATTGCTGTGCACCATTTCATTGTTTAAAGTTTGAAAGAAGACAGAAGCCCATCAGATTCGATCTTTAACTTTACATGTTGATCCAGTGGAAGGAAAAAAATCCTTTGTTTCTGATGTTAATtgacccatattaggggaaaaatgtgTCCCcgtctccacatacggcaatcagacttgaTCCCTGGATCATTGCCCAACTACAGAATCGAAGGCcaatttcagacgtccgtgtttaatcaggtaccagtcacacgcatggctatggtcacacgtgtgtcttAGGTGTGTCATAAGTGTTACACGTGTGTCgcatgtgacatccatgtttgcatacgtgtgacaaggaaccgggtaaaacacgtgtctctgcaatgaaaagatgttctatatttacctgtatccagcgatgctgtcttctgctctgctgcctcccactcctaacccccgctcattattttcattgattattcactgccagaGGATTTGGAAGCCAGAGCattgccgaggacagcaccgccgaggacagcaccgccgaggacagcaccgccgaggacagcaacgccggggacatcgccggggacaggtgagtatacagcagtttgtgcagtgacatccaaggggtcatcggagttcccaatgaattattatgaacccctggaagtcaccattgtGACACTCACAGttatcgcaggggtgtcatcaggaggtcatcagagttcattgggaaatccgatgacctcctggacgtccctgcacacacactgctggcaggatactcacctgtcactagcgatgtcccgagCGATGctatcctcggcggtgctgtcctcggcggtgctgtctccagcgctgtcaccgcgatgcccctgctcccagctgcacACTGcaatgaataatcaatgaaaataatgagtgggggtcaggagcgggaggcagcagagccggagacagcatcgctggatacaggtaaatatagaaaatctttttatttaaaaacctgtgttttctccggtccgtgtcacactgatgtcacacggatcacatcagtgtgcggtccatgtgacacctgtgctgccggagaaaaacgggcaCATCTccatgtgaaatagcggggccacacggtccgtgtgaaaacacagacatgtgagtacacaatagggtaacatgggtacgtgtgacatctgtgttaaaaacggatgtcacatgtacctaaaacacggatgtctgaaaccagcctcatGCACATAACCTGCAATAATATAATTAAGAAATCCAGGTCCTCCTTGAACCTGTTCATTTAATCAGCCATTACAACATCCTATAGCAGAGAGTTctctagtctcactgcttgtactgtaaaaaATCCAGTCTGACTTCTCCCACTATAAAGAATCCATATTCTTACTGCTCGTTCAGTAGAGAATCGCTGTCTGTGATAATGATTAAACCTTTTTTCATCTAGACATAGTTCCCTACGTTAAGTGATATGTTATTCAGCTTTCGAACACATCTGTAGGAGGGAAGTagtgtattgtgaggttctgcagcagcgtgtTATGATGTTCTGCCGCAGCTGTGGTGTGCACTATTATGCTCTGCATTATCTTGGGTGTGCGTTATGATGTTGCCATATAGCTGAAGTGTGTATTACCACATTCTGCAGTATTTGCAGTGTGTATTGCAAGGTCTTACACACctgaggtgtgtagtatgaggttctgcagcagctgaggtgtgttgtattaagttctgcagcagatgaggagtgtattataagtTTCTGCAGTATCTGAAGTCTGCATTATCATgtcttgcagcagctgaagtgtacattatgaggtactgcagcagctgagatgtgttgtATGGGGTTCTGTAgtggctgaggtgtgtattataaggttctgcagcatctgaggtttgtattatgatgTCTTGCAGCTGCTGATATGTgggttatgaggttctgcagcatctgaggtttgtattatgatgTCTTGCAGCTGCTGATATGTgggttatgaggttctgcagcatctgaggtttgtattatgatgTCTTGCAGCTGCTGATATGTgggttatgaggttctgcagcatctgaggtttgtattatgatgTCTTGCAGCTGCTGATATGTGggttatgaggttcttcagcagctgaggtgtgtattataacctTCTGCAGCATCTGAGGTCTGGAATATGATGTCCTGCAGCAGTAGAAACACAGGACTGTATAATATACATTCCAGCTGCTGAAGAACTTCTTTGTATACAAAAGTTAATTAATTAATGGCTGATTTCCTGCAAAAGTAATCTACAACAGAAtccttctactggcagagataagtagtgctgatggagcgctgctcatCTCCGAATAACCACCATTTAACATGTAAGAATCTGCAGAATATGTCTCTCACCTCTTCTAGGACGTCACAAGCATCTTCCAGAGAGTAGAACACAGCAGAACCTTTAATGCTGTCCACAAATGGAGATGACATTGGATCCTCCACTCTTAATACTTGGGATCTTGTCGTCTTCTTCGCTTCTCCATTCAGTTCCCATATATCTTCCCAGATGTTCCGTTCTTCTGTACTGTAGCTGCACAGCCGGACGTCATGCCGGTACTCCATGAGGACATCACATAGTCTGGTCTGGCCATCAGGGCAGCCATGAGGGAGCAAGATGAAGAACCCCTTCTGTAGGGACCCATGAAGGTCCTTCGGACAGTAGGAGACCAGTCTTAAGATCTCGCTGCCTCGGAGTTGGTGAGATAGCTGAAGTCCTAAAGACTTGTGTAGTCTTGCAGCTTTTACCCTACCTGCATTAGTTAGACTTACCGAAAAGGCAAGTTCTCCTTGAGCCAACATTGGCCAGTCATTGGGGGTCATGGATGCAGCTCGAGATCCGTCATCATATGATTGGAAATAAAAGGGATTAGGGGAATATCTGTTTGGTTCCACAGCAAATATCCGGGACGTGGAAGAACTGGCCATTCCTTTACTGCAGAAAAGCCTAGATCTTACATAGGAGTGAAGCTGAAGGAAAAGTCTGTGTCTTCTCCAGCCTGGCATCACGTATGAGAGGCGTTTATGTCACACTGAAAGAAGAGAAACTATAACCACGAAGGAGAATAGAAACTCACATGTCCCATAGCCAGTGTTTGCTTCCTGGCTAGTTTCTGTTTCCTGACTGATGACGTCACGCTGCTGACTTTCATTTTCCCAGCTGAGCTGTTCTGTGCGCAGCTGTTATCTGACAGCAGATTATACTTGTGATGAAAGGAAAGAAACCAAGTACAACGAACAATCCCTTATTGTGTTCTCTCCGTCATTCACCGCCAACCCGAAGAGATGACACTTATGGATTTATGTTTACTTTAACAGCTCTGTTGGGGCATGATTTCATGGCACTTACTAATATGTAATTATCCCTTACAGTTCTGAAAGTAATTAAAGAGGGACACATCCCGCACAGCGCGCCGCGACAATTTTATCTTGCGCTAAGCCAATTCCATCCAGTGCCACGGTATCTACCCATACAAAAATATTGTTCCTAGTGAAGCCTATTAGGGGTCCCACACAATGCAATGTCTCCTTCATGACCCCAACAatgcctcacacacagtatgatgcccccacaagtacaccacacagtatgatgccccgacAAGCCcagaacacagtatgatgcccctgtggcgccctggacaagccaggacatcacaggtacaacaacaacacaccccacaccccggtcaggcacaccgaagtcaaacacaaatccttgttgcctccctccaggggctgatgtccacaccagggggtgggccaggcggttggccccacccaccgaggagttcacagccctggaggcgggaaaaggaaggagttgagagagatgagttttggagaggagttgaggaggagtgaagtgaagtggtagcagaggagactgaaggcgtccgggtgtgtggcccggacggaacagcaaggttggcagacggtggtgaccgtctgcaggagaggctgattggagtgaaccgtaaggaccgggggcggtggcccgacggtaccggatcggggagcaaagagaagccagcaccattcggcaggacttacggaccccgaccaggctaggagtcgccgtaaatccggtcaaatccgttagcgaagggaacctccggggtttcccagcagtcaagacccgattgaaggcaacagctcacaccgtaaagggaaacacagtcactgccaaggctacagttcccagggccagagcctgcaggcaaaaggggctccctcagcatccatccaagctggggagcgggttaccggtgggaagccattggaaccgtaaacacaacacaggtgcagggaaaggcagtcaccatcaacctaccgagagagctaccgcagccgtctgtgggacccgtccatccagcgctgcccccgtgaccctgcacctcaccaggccccataacccacctgccatccatccctacccctcaccgggtcccgggacaaccaacccccctacccacggaggggagaaacaacatccaagctgctccctgtcatcgctcccgggatccccgtccagaacagcggtggtgtcacaacctcaccacaaccgtgggtggcgtcacggacaatatccctaaaccaaaccaccccttttcactcacgggcgaggagcgccgctcgagtccccaggatccggcccaccgctcgagccaccaccgagcagcagcaggaaccggacccgagcagtgggtgagcgcagcgtcccctcctccgcctgcgacaccccCACAAGCCCA is drawn from Anomaloglossus baeobatrachus isolate aAnoBae1 chromosome 3, aAnoBae1.hap1, whole genome shotgun sequence and contains these coding sequences:
- the CMPK2 gene encoding UMP-CMP kinase 2, mitochondrial → MPGWRRHRLFLQLHSYVRSRLFCSKGMASSSTSRIFAVEPNRYSPNPFYFQSYDDGSRAASMTPNDWPMLAQGELAFSVSLTNAGRVKAARLHKSLGLQLSHQLRGSEILRLVSYCPKDLHGSLQKGFFILLPHGCPDGQTRLCDVLMEYRHDVRLCSYSTEERNIWEDIWELNGEAKKTTRSQVLRVEDPMSSPFVDSIKGSAVFYSLEDACDVLEECSLVIPEARKVLDSVERPGVLDRGHFPIIVIEGLDATGKSTLTESLKSRLNASLLKSPPDSISQWRTIFDSESSLIKRAYYAIGNYIGAAEIAKVSKTSPVIVDRFWHSTAAYAIATEVGGGIHNLPDPHHDVYHWPQDLLQPDLVILLTVCDEERIRRIRKRGLEETKEEKELEDNSMFRQKVEEVYKRMENPRCVIIDASPSMETVLQEALSAIKKHCDI